agaaacaagattgtttcacaagtcaatcctgttccctctccctcccatcctcccctgccctccactaacaccctccctatccaatgtcatttctgctccccagggagagtcaggccttccatgagggggtcttcagagtctgtcatatcctttgggatagggactaggcccttccctgtgagtctaggctgaggcagtattcctctatgtgaaatgggatcccaaagtccattcctatgcgaGCGATAAGTACtgttctactacaagaggtcccatagatttctgaggcctccacacggCCACCCACATCTATGGGGTCTGATCAGttccaagctggtttcccagtgatcagtctggggggccaagtgctccctcttgttcaggtcagctgtttctgtgggtttcaccagcacaccactaatattttctgtattttaaatctaTTATATTTTAAGCAACAGTGATCTCTGACCTAAAAGTGAACCTGATGTTTCCTTTCCAGCTGAAGTAAAGAACATGGACATCTATGCACCAGGCCTGACTCACATGGGAATCACTTTATTGTCTGAGGAGAAGGGGACTGAAGCTAGGGCTCTGGTTCAATCTGGCTGCGCTTCAGAAAATCAGTGGTATTGCATAGACACAGACAAATCATGATTTTAGAGCAGATACTTTACTTAGATTTTGTGGAGATGATTCCCCCATTTAGCTTTGCAGCATAAAATTTCAACTGTATTTACTGACATTCCAGTATTTTTTACATCAATAGATATCTTAGCAGTTGTGGACAGAAATGTTTTGTAAGCATGTAGATTTAATTGAGACATATttacaaaatttgaaatattctACTATAAATAAGGGATTCATATACTAATATGTCTTCAAAATCTGAATAAGTTATTAACAAAAAGTTAAATCTCCCTacccaaaaatatttttctaggtAGGAATAATAAAAAGTTGTTTAGCGACGAGGACTTCATACTGTCAGAtatattctaagaaaaataaattgccaCACTTTTTTGTCACTTTATTTGATTGACAAATTCCTAATGTGAAGCTTCTACAAAATACCTATTTTGTCTTAAAggtatttgctttattttactgTGACTACAGGCCAGGTGTTTACAGTAACTGTGGCCTCATCATCTAGATTACTGTATTCAGTATGGTTCTCATAAGGTAAGGCATGAGCTAAGAACAAAATACAATTACAACATGGCATTTGCCACAACTGAGTAATTATTACTCAGATGTCACAATAAGCTTGAGAAAATAACCAGTATTTGTACTTACTTTACTCAAATTATAAGGAAGGTCTACATGCATGATGATACCATTGTTAACAACATTGTTGTTTTCTTCCAAAAGATGTTcaagaaataaaagcatgtgGAATGCAACATCTGTACCAGAATTCCACTTCATTCAACTCTCAGAGGATCCTGACCTACAGCCTGTTCTCTTTGGCCTATTCTTGTCCATGTACATCTTGGCCCTGTTGGGAAACCTGCTCATCATCCTGACAGTAAGCTCTgactcccatctccacacacccatgtacttcttcctctccagcctGTCCATGGTTGACATTGGTTTCATCTCCACTACTGTTCCCAGGGTGATTGTGGACATCCAAACCCACTGCCTGGTCATCTCCTATGTGGGCTGCCTGACACAGAtgtcattttttataatttttggagGTATGGATAACATGCTTCTGGCTGTGATGGCGTATGACAGGTATGTGGCCATCTGCCACCCTCTGTATTATCAGGTCATTATGAATCCCAGTCGTTGTTGTGTCTTACTTCTAGGGTGTTTTCTCCTTAGCTTTGCAGACTTACTATTGCACTATGTGGCAGTAGTAGTAAATTTTTCCAACTGTGAGGATTATGTTGAAATTTCCAACTTCTTCTGTGGCCCTTCTGAAGTCCTTAAACTTGCAAATTTTGATACTGTCACCAATAACATAGTCAGATACTGTGCAGGTGCTCTTTTTGGGTTACCTCCTATTTCAGGAATCGTTTTCTCTTACTGTAAAATAGTTTCCTCCATCATGAGATCATCATCATCAAGTGGGAAGCAGAAAACCTTCTCCACATGTGGGTCTCATTTGTCCATTGTTTGCCTGTTTTATGGAACAGGATTAGGGGTGTATTTCACCTCCTCTCTGCCACATTCTCTAAGAAGTATTGCAGTGGCCTCAGTGATGTACACTGTGGTCACACCAATGTTGAATCCCTTCATCTACACTCTGAGGAACAAGGACATTAAAACTGCCTTAAGGAAGATTCTTAGCCGAGCATTCTAATCATTGATATTCCTTTTAAATTCACTATATGTTATTCCTTTTAaactcactatatatatatacatatatatgtatatatatagtaatatGCATGTAAATCACAGTTAATATCTCCCATTTTCAGTAACTGATACTTCACAACGTTGCATGATAAAGTGGAAGTCACTGAGGTTGTACATATGTTGGATGGGTAGTtttacaaaaccacaaaaaaattgAAGTTACAGAGATGAAAGTTTTTGGGGATGATTGCTGCTCGTTGATGAACAAACCCTTACAATAAGACTGTAATCAACACCTAAAAGCTATGCACAGGAGTCAATTTAAAGGGGTCATTCTGCTGAAATTGTGTTTTAGAAATGACAGAGAGCCAGGCTTGACAATCAAACTGCCTGAACAGcacctgaacaaggaagacatGAACAGATATGCTAATGTGGATCAGGAAAGGTCTGGAGGCCTCATCTTTAGACAAAAGAAACTTTTGAATTCCATAAagaattttttattgatttgataaattttaatatggtattatttgttttatattttctctagATGAATCAATTctgttttaagttatttttaaaaatttcattttacattgcaaCCAAATTTCTGCCTtccccatcctcctcttcttGCCTTTTCCCAAGAGCATCCCAGATCCACTTCCACCAGATAAGGGCTCCCATAGGGAGTTGTCAAAATTTGTCACATTAAGTTGGAGCAGGACCAACCACTCCCTACtgtgttaaggctgagcatgatACACCCTCATAGGCAATGGGCTCCAACGAGCTATTCAttcaccagggatagatcctggtcttACTGCCAGGGGTTCCTCAGatggaccaagctacacaactgtttcCCATACAAGAaggacctagtttggtcccatggaggctacacagctgtctgtccagagttTATGAGTTTCTATGAGATTAGTTCAGctctctgtagatttcttcatcatgatcttgacctcccttgttcatgCATTtctgaaagagataccttgatagagtcactatggggttagggagaaagtTGGTACTAGTGAAatccccaagaatccacaaggatgaccgtAGCTATGACTGCTGGCAATAGTGGTGAGAGGGCCTGAACTGGcctcccctgtaatcagattggtgaatacacCAAAATAATCACAGATGTTGATCAAGATCATCATCCAGTACTTGaaggaaacagatgtagagattCACAACCAAGTACCAGGCTGAACTCTAGAAATCTAGGCAAGGAAGGAATTTTGAGAGCAAGAGAAATCTCAGCAGTTAGAGAAAAAGGCAATGAATTTAAAGAGAGCAGGAGAGGGTACATGAGAATTAGGGAGGTAAGAACTGCTGTATTTACAtaataatctcatttttaaactATTCATGAAAATCAATTAAATTTTTAACAATACCCATAGAAGGGTGGCACTCATAACCTCCAGATAACATGTGGGGACATGCTACTGGATTTACTTATGATATACTTAACaattactagattttttttttttacaaatttagtCATGATGTGAGCTGTCAAAATAACGAGCCTATTATTTCAAGTGAGAAAGTTAAAATTCCTGGATAAGGATTGACATGAATTAAAGTCTACAAATGAAGCATGAGAATGCTGGAGTCCAAAATGCTCCTGTCCTACTCAGTTTCTGAAGTCCTCCACAGGTTTAAAGGTTGCTGTGTTCACAGAGTCCTCAAAGCTGCAACAACAAATCACTTTAGAATGTGGAACAAGGGAGGAGAATATAAGATTTGATTCCATGTCACTTAGTTGAGGGGAGGGAGCTGATGGCGTTGTTAATATAAACATAAACTCTacaaattcaaaaatatttcagtattttatgTTTCTGGATGGTACATCATTTATAATGTCACATTTGTGTTTAATGGTTCCATTTACCctgtaaattttaataaaacacacaTTAGCTGTATCTACTACCAACcagagaaacagggggagagagagagagacagagagaaaaaaaaagagtaaaggggcaggagcctatcttttaaaggggtcatctgcacctgtgtgcagacttctttcccatggaaccttgggctgaccagggtattgcctgagtggattccaccaggtaacaggggcaggccagcataatgcctgaacctttcattcccacctctacttattattaaaaaaaggtggggtgtttagacatggcaggttaaggaataagggcgtcgaattcttaagactgcttcctgctgacgtggggggcgttgaccatctttgggggacctgagaaggttggggtgctgccacgtcctggggaagctggttgtttcattgtagtccaggctgcatggaactccctggcacctcttagacctggcaagatgttgacagagcagaagacaaggttaagtttagaaaaaaaatttcttaggtcctgtcacttgaggggaagattgtaagatgagggaggggttcctgaggagtcccaagatgagtgaagggaatttgggaccggggaaaggttgaatattacctggagtgaatctgacctgtttggatctgattcggctccctggaacttacaagaatacttagagtttgtggaaacataagtattagacacattagcagcatatttatgttagaagcaacttggctgaaagtattaccatttaaaaatagattttctttggacaatgaaaagcatcttaatcttgaccttgtagttatgatcatatagtggtattgttgaactttactatgaacagtagtatgagaaatagagaaatcaggaacattttttattctttttaatgtctcaactcattatcatcatttaagcctttttatcctcaggcctttgtaactacattctcagacttttatacatcttagactttcctatctttacatagataaaccctaaaatacctgttactggaatctgttttgctttaagttaGCAAGACtatcagtcatcaaaagcatcagagttcttgagaaggataagattttacctgaatcaatgattaaagaataacagagacttgccagcaggctgcatccccaaggtcctccatccatagtagcaggctgcaggacacctaccttcttgctgataacttgtgacctgtggattagagactttgggaagactcgcctaccgttggcccaagcaacgccgggaaagtcgattccgtcgtcctcttgtccatggtctggaatactttgtaccagttgaggtgaagggcagggttgctcagtgaccagcgttgtcactgacccgagatgaagtttcttcagtgcccagtcttctcggaggaaatggggtgggccagcagctggcctatctctttgttataaaaagctttttaacaaaacattttaaatgccatattctctagatctctgaacatttgagggctgtctgtttagtatcttagTAGTTAAGTTtgtctttagttagagaaaaatccctttttgtaataaaagatgtacctttgtaaatggcttacaggatagactgagtggtataaatattttgttagtttgaaatagacctaTATGATTGTAaacttttatcatcatttaaagatatatgagttaaatttaagttgtatagacttagcttatattttaagtatagttaaattataCCTTTATGaccttaaatgtttaccatcatttaaagatatatagcaatttagaaatatgagacttagtatagtttaatttaaattgtatataagctagataagtataaagttaaattacaggtacaaagacaagcaggactggataacagtaaaggagaaccagaatgtaatctctgaatcatacattgtagcaaacagacaggagatttaaagggacagagtagatttaaacagagggccctggaaaggcacagtatttagtaaacaagccatgagcaacagagccagtgaaagaagaaatcacagacaaaaaataaaataaaaagcaaaaagatctggcagaaatcaaaaatccggCAGACAGGTTTGTTCGATAGGCTGCTGGAGCTGtgtgtgcctacaggtaggtcacatgaccaaaacggCGGCAACcgtacctgcttgttggatgaaaccagaaaggttcctctatgcatttcccatgggtgaggcaagtggagaACCGGCCAAAAGCTCCTCTACGGATGCACatctgcccgtgggagttgccaggggcctggccccgaaggggacacagctgtcccgaaaccgaaaaaggacccagcagtccgaactgaaaaaagcaaaaaagcaccgctcctggagcgggatcccatgcctgacctttaggaaatgcacccaacaagtgaaagaaataaaaagcaagatgtcaggtggcagtgcttgccgGTGGAAGTCATTGAACTGAGTGGGTAGGCCTAAGCCAGGTcacctggttatgaccaagatggcggcccccaggtaGCACACGTGGTCAAGGTGGTGACCCCCGTAAGCACATtttcaattgccagaaaagttttaaacctcattcatgtggaaaaatgaaaaccagcagacaaacaaaactctcagagcatctcaagcagacattgccaaccaagaagaaacagtcagagaaagaacaaacagaacaatgagggacattctcaggtgaaagaaagttcccactgggaggcagaactccacTCATTTACCTACTGGCTGCCAATAACCGAAAGATcccgtaaaaatgtatttcccgtgggcaaggccgAAAAATGtacagattgccctgtctgagagcacccagcccgaaaccgaaaaatggacccagattGAACAGcactgggtctgccccatgggaacaGTTTGGGTTtcttaccggattgtagcgaataggcagatcagtgagtttaagagatccttagttggaaagcGGCGAGTTGAGTtcggcatctcaggctgctgcaggcaggagggagtgcCAGGAAAAGTGGAGATGGAAGTGggctatgagttcagattttaggatctccGAGATTTCCCGTGCTCCTGgcaggaaaagttacaaagaaagaaaaactatccCACCAGTTAGCTTTGGGAGAGTGTCtacagagagagcctaaaccaagtcgggcgccaaaatgttattcttttgtttaaaaagaagaaaagagaaatattgagacagacatgttgactataagtttattataagggcctgtagaatggggagactaagaagaggaacagggtaatggctgaccgccatggccggttgccatagagagagagaacggggaacagagagacaggggagcacagagagagacagacagagtgagagagaaagaggagtaaaggggcaggagcctatcttttaaaggggtcctctgcacctgcgtgcagacttctttcccatggaaccttgggctgaccagggtattgcctgagtggattccaccaggtaacaggggcaggccagcataatgcctgaacctttcaatatgCACAATTTAAGATAATATTGGTTAAAAACACGTTATTATCAAAAAGCATGACTTTCCAATATCAGGAAAACTGCTTGGGTAACTGGAACCCAATGACTTTGTCATCATGAACTATTAATTTTAATTCAACATTTAGACAGTATGGGGCTTTAGTTATTCTAAACAGAGGGaaactatatttttttctctcaacatGTTATGGTAAACTGAatgcttcctccttttctttgagTAGAAAGAGTTTTCTTAATtggggaagaatttattttgagtgtttttaaaataaagtagtCGTATTTCACCATGATCCTGGGCTTCTTTTATATAATATGAATTTCTTTCAAATACTGTGACATGAATGCCAATAATAAGCTTTGCACAGAAACATGAGAAATTAAATAGCAAAGGGACCATCTACTCCTACCTCTAGTGgaacaggcagatagatctctttTTATAGCCTCCCTCAGGACCACATCACTTTGTCTCAGCCCCAAGGTCCAAAAACATTTCCCAGAACTCCACCAGTTACACAGTCCAGGGAATCAGATGGGCatcttcactcttcctcctgtccttcaATTCCAATCTACTATCCTATTCCCCACCCCTCTACCAGACCACATATCTATCCCCTGTCTGCTTATATTACCAAGGATCTAGGCAGATCCTTTTGGTATAACCTTGCATTCCTCCTAACTGTGGACCCCTGCAATTCCCCTATCCAGACCACACAGAGCTCCAATAGTCAGTTCTCAATACCTAATAATCACATTGGACCCAGAATCCCTAGTGGCCGTACATGTATCTCAGAAGCATTTCTTGCCaggaaaccaacagccaacacaGTCTACTAAGAACCAGTGAAGGAAACTGAAACCGAGGAACAAAACactcacccaacaaagacaagaccaaatGTCAGCATCTAAAATGACAATCATCCCAAGCCAAGATACTGATTCAGCATTGtaaaaacataatcaaaacagACAGAACAATATGAACTCTCTAGTACATAGAAAAGCAATACAATAGACTCTGAGTAATGCAATAGATTTTATACATAgtaaaaagacatcaaaataacattatatatatatatatatatatatatatatatgagttgtTAAAGAAGAGACAAATTAATGCATTTGAtgtgtataataaataaacactGGAATAATATGAAGAAAACAGTTTGACATGAAAATAGTATTGATAAAGAAAATCTAACCTGAGGTGAGATGTGAAGTGAAAACTTTAGGAACTAGAACAAGAAGCCTAGGGACTAGTTTCACCAAGAAAattgaagagatggaagagagaatctaagcCCTTGAAAACaacacaggaagaaaaaggaTATCCCAGTCAAAAAATGCTTATtataaaaaagccaggcacaaaacatgcaggaaatgggggacactgtgaaaatatctaatctaagaataataagaagagaggaaaaagaagaaacccaggtcaatgGCACATTAAGCATTTTAAACAAAACCATAGGAGAACATAAAGAAGTAGGGTCATATCAAAGTACATGAAGCATATCAGaatgaaagaccccgccccttggctcgttctctctctcggtgacactcccgtacgcgcgcgcacccacacgcctggcggctggctccctcccaagcaggtTCACCCAGGAGGGGCGACCCAGGCACGCCCGCCCGCCTGGCgccgcgccccggggctggggccgagcaacgagcaccaggtgggccggcacgagaacgaacaccaagtgagccggcctggagccctgcccctgagccccacccgatgagaaacactctgtcccaaggtctccgcccccaaggtcagccatctggacgcggaagggaggggaattgagtctgttgtaccagacaccagaccttgagaatatgctgatctggaatggctctgtgcctcatttgaaccatccaatagaatccctgctcctagcttgcgcctttttccctatataaggacccctttcccttggctcggcgcgcttggcctcagaaaagctaagtcgccccgggtacccgcgtctccaataaagcctcttgttttttgcatccagttcgtggcctcgctgattcctgggtgtgggtctccctctacaaaagtatctcttcgggggtctttcaagaaCACTAAAGAGACATATCCAGAAACGCCATAAAACCCAAAACACTGAAAATCatcaaaacactgaaaatgcagtaaaagaaagaaaataaaactgcaaggaaaaagaccaaatagCATGAAGGCAGCAGATGTATTAGAAAAACACCTGGCTTCTCAATGAAGAGTCTGAAATGCAGAAGGGACTGGTAGaatgttctacaaactctgagACTACAGATGCCACCCAGACCACTATATtctgtaaaaattttaaataagagatggagaaagacattccATGATGTAATCAAATTTTAGAAATCCCAATCTGCTTTTGCCATCACAGCCCCAGCAAGGCAGCTGGAACCTGCACCCAACACTGGTAGAATCCTACTGTCCTGGTGCAGACCCCAGCAACAGGCTAGCATCTGAGAGACCTGTAGGCTGTCTGTACCACCACCTCTGCCACCCACTCACACTACCACACCATCCTCCCCTTGGCCAACCATGCCCAGCAACATCTGCAGCCCCTATAGGCACAAATACCACCTATATCAGTTGTAAAAACAGGTGAGTGAATGGTCTCTCAGTCACTCATATgaacaaaagaccaaataataGTTTTAGGAGATGTACAGCCCTGTGGACCCTGACTCTAGGTGTAGACCAGGTTTAGCTTTCCTGCCAACTCTCTCAGCCTTCCCTTTCAGtccatctccattcctttgtgtcAGCTTTGATCCCTACAAAAATTTTCTATCAGTGATCACACAGGGCTGGGACTCaggtgtgggggaccaaaatagttccctTATGAAccagcctctggtttcactaaacaggagcacctggagctctggcccactattgtattgctaattcaaGCAAGTCTACTATCTTTTAGCATAGCCTCAGTATacaatgcctcctagtttgcatctctatgggcctaagcatctgaataggcctgcacctagGCAGAGGTGCAGAGGTGTCAGGGGAGGAAGTAACATGTGAGGATAGAAGGTTAGTGCaatctagcagagaggagaagagaaggacagGAGTGATCTCCTTGTGGCCATGGAAGCacagttaagaaacagccaaaacgatggtaaataaagaaaagaatctagttttacaacatggaactgagagttctctaaagatgacaagatgcccatgtttggtctttatcaccactgggttgctaggaggttccaagcccacgctcccccactcaggcagaacttCATGGCTGTcttggcttggagctgagacaagCCAGGTCACGACACTCAGGTGGGTAATTTTCACTCTCTTTCCTGTCTGCCATTTCCATATTTCCAGATTCACATTCTTCAAGCAGTCCACTTGCAGGAGCCCCTCCTCTAATCCTACCTCTGGAGACTCTGCTACATTCTGTAGATCCAGCTAGGTCTTTCCTATTGACCTCTCAGCTTTTCCTTTACTCcagcttctttcctttttgtgagCCATCAATTCCCACAGAAACATTCTAGCAAGGTTCTCCATTGGCTGCATTGGTCTGGGACTCAGGTAGGTAGTTCTCAGGGTTCTTCCTGTCC
The Cricetulus griseus strain 17A/GY chromosome 1 unlocalized genomic scaffold, alternate assembly CriGri-PICRH-1.0 chr1_1, whole genome shotgun sequence genome window above contains:
- the LOC100765015 gene encoding olfactory receptor 7E24 isoform X2, which translates into the protein MYILALLGNLLIILTVSSDSHLHTPMYFFLSSLSMVDIGFISTTVPRVIVDIQTHCLVISYVGCLTQMSFFIIFGGMDNMLLAVMAYDRYVAICHPLYYQVIMNPSRCCVLLLGCFLLSFADLLLHYVAVVVNFSNCEDYVEISNFFCGPSEVLKLANFDTVTNNIVRYCAGALFGLPPISGIVFSYCKIVSSIMRSSSSSGKQKTFSTCGSHLSIVCLFYGTGLGVYFTSSLPHSLRSIAVASVMYTVVTPMLNPFIYTLRNKDIKTALRKILSRAF